Proteins from a genomic interval of Zingiber officinale cultivar Zhangliang chromosome 2A, Zo_v1.1, whole genome shotgun sequence:
- the LOC122042561 gene encoding serine/threonine-protein kinase STY13-like yields the protein MGSRSGEKEEGFSESNDAGKQSKLKASDSFGTNDMFFRADKIDLKSLDIQLEKQLNRAWTKGKGGSKRPKEEWEIDLSKLEIRYVIAQGTYGTVYRGSYDGQDVAVKVLDWGEDGMATEAETASLRASFQQEVAVWHKLDHPNVTKFVGASMGTTDLKIPTKNSSSSESISHPARACCVVVEYLPGGTLKQYLFKNRRRKLPYEIVVQVALDLSRGLSYLHSKKIVHRDVKTENMLLDAERNLKIADFGVARVEAQNPKDMTGETGTLGYMAPEVLDGKPYNRKCDVYSFGICLWEIYCCDMPYPDLSFAEVSSAVVRENLRPNVPRCCPSAMASIMRKCWDANPEKRPDMDDVVRLLEALDTSRGGGMIPDDQVNGCFCFRPKRGP from the exons ATGGGTTCCAGGAgtggagagaaagaggagggctTCTCGGAGTCAAATGATGCTGGAAAACAGTCAAAATTGAAGGCGTCTGACAGCTTTGGGACCAATGATATGTTCTTCAGAGCAGACAAGATTGATTTGAAGAGCTTGGATATCCAGTTAGAGAAGCAACTCAACAGGGCATGGACAAAAGGGAAAGGCGGTTCCAAAAGGCCCaaggaggaatgggaaatcgATTTGTCGAAGCTGGAAATCCGCTATGTCATAGCTCAAGGAACATATGGAACTGTCTATCGAGGATCTTATGATGGACAGGATGTTGCAG TGAAAGTGTTGGACTGGGGTGAAGATGGTATGGCCACAGAAGCTGAAACTGCTTCTCTTAGGGCATCATTTCAGCAGGAAGTTGCTGTTTGGCATAAACTTGACCATCCAAATGTTACAAAG TTTGTTGGAGCATCAATGGGAACAACTGATCTTAAGATTCCAACAAAGAATTCCTCAAGCAGCGAAAGCATTTCACATCCTGCTCGAGCATGTTGTGTTGTTGTTGAGTATCTTCCAGGAGGAACACTGAAACAATATTTATTCAAGAATAGGAGAAGAAAACTTCCCTATGAGATTGTGGTTCAGGTTGCATTAGATCTGTCTAGAGG ATTAAGCTATTTACACTCGAAGAAAATTGTACATCGAGATGTCAAAACTGAGAACATGCTTCTGGATGCCGAAAGAAATCTTAAAATTGCTGATTTTGGTGTTGCTCGGGTTGAGGCTCAGAACCCAAAGGACATGACTGGCGAAACGGGTACCCTTGGCTACATGGCTCCAGAG GTTCTGGATGGTAAGCCTTACAACCGGAAGTGTGATGTGTACAGTTTTGGTATTTGTTTATGGGAGATTTATTGCTGTGACATGCCATATCCCGATCTCAGCTTTGCTGAAGTCTCATCAGCTGTTGTTCGAGAG AATCTACGACCAAATGTTCCTCGGTGTTGTCCAAGCGCAATGGCGAGCATCATGCGCAAGTGTTGGGATGCAAATCCGGAGAAAAGGCCTGATATGGATGACGTTGTGCGGCTTTTAGAGGCACTGGACACAAGCAGAGGAGGCGGTATGATCCCTGACGACCAAGTAAATGGTTGTTTCTGCTTCAGACCTAAACGTGGCCCATAG